A single Nostoc sp. PCC 7107 DNA region contains:
- the trpD gene encoding anthranilate phosphoribosyltransferase, giving the protein MTTSPEISTSWYILLQQLIDGQSLTRPQAAELMQGWLSEAVSPELSGAILTALNFKGVSAEELTGMAEVLQSQSKALSTHNSTLSTVIDTCGTGGDGSSTFNISTAVAFVVAAYGVPVAKHGNRSASSLTGSADVLEALGVNLSAPGEKVQAALHEVGITFLFAPGWHPALKAVAQLRRNLRIRTVFNLLGPLVNPLRPTGQVVGLFTPKLLETVAQALHNLGKQKAIVLHGRERIDEASLGDLTDIAVLADGNVQLTTINPQEVGVTPVSIQALRGGDVQENSEILKAVLQGKGTTAQQDAVALNASLALQVAGAIPLLDHAQGVSIAKEILQNGSSWTKLEDLVQFLRN; this is encoded by the coding sequence ATGACAACTTCCCCAGAAATTTCTACAAGCTGGTATATTCTGCTACAGCAATTAATCGATGGTCAATCTTTGACACGCCCCCAAGCTGCGGAATTGATGCAAGGGTGGCTGAGTGAAGCCGTTTCCCCAGAGTTATCAGGGGCAATTTTAACAGCCCTCAATTTTAAAGGTGTTTCCGCTGAAGAATTAACGGGTATGGCTGAGGTACTACAATCTCAATCTAAAGCACTCAGCACTCACAACTCAACCCTCAGCACTGTAATCGATACCTGCGGAACTGGTGGCGATGGCTCATCGACTTTCAATATTTCTACGGCGGTGGCTTTTGTTGTGGCGGCTTATGGTGTACCCGTAGCGAAACACGGTAATCGTTCCGCCTCTAGTTTGACAGGTAGCGCCGATGTTTTAGAAGCATTGGGTGTCAACTTAAGCGCTCCTGGGGAAAAAGTCCAAGCAGCCTTACACGAAGTTGGGATCACCTTTTTGTTTGCCCCTGGTTGGCATCCAGCCCTCAAAGCAGTGGCTCAATTACGCCGAAATCTGAGAATTCGCACGGTTTTCAACTTACTGGGGCCGTTAGTCAATCCCTTGCGTCCGACTGGGCAAGTGGTGGGGTTATTTACGCCCAAACTTTTAGAAACTGTGGCTCAAGCGTTACATAATCTTGGCAAACAAAAAGCGATCGTTCTACATGGGCGCGAAAGAATTGACGAAGCCAGTCTTGGAGATTTAACTGACATAGCCGTGTTAGCTGATGGCAACGTGCAGTTAACAACTATCAATCCCCAAGAGGTGGGTGTTACACCTGTTTCGATACAGGCGCTACGGGGTGGAGATGTGCAGGAAAATTCTGAAATTCTCAAAGCTGTGCTGCAAGGCAAGGGAACAACAGCACAACAAGATGCCGTAGCGTTAAATGCTTCATTAGCCCTACAAGTTGCGGGGGCGATACCATTGTTAGATCATGCTCAAGGCGTGAGTATAGCTAAGGAAATTCTACAGAACGGGAGTTCGTGGACGAAGTTGGAGGATCTAGTTCAATTTCTACGGAATTGA
- a CDS encoding cytochrome b/b6 domain-containing protein: MPRSVPYQPLLLRLLHGVSGILAIAAIITGFLVYNTYDGRFGKIPLPQLGDIQGIHGTFALFFLILLPAFALYSFHAGNRRLIQTNSWEQLSQVGKPIWWVSLQRLANTLMLIASVLSVISGRMMKEEWLPRGEIDHIWYTLHFTAWCVIVGCLAIHLLMSIKVGDVPLLLSMFSWQVRPQDSPNHWVTRYRAWWSSLQTNFSATINQLLVNNLTLRIIEVFVLISVIVAFLLPLFFSE, encoded by the coding sequence ATGCCTCGTTCTGTTCCCTATCAACCGTTGTTGTTGCGACTACTGCATGGCGTGAGTGGAATTCTAGCGATCGCAGCAATCATTACTGGATTCCTAGTTTACAATACCTACGATGGGCGATTTGGTAAAATTCCCTTGCCCCAACTTGGTGATATTCAAGGGATTCATGGCACTTTTGCCTTATTTTTCTTGATTTTGCTACCAGCATTTGCCCTCTACAGCTTTCATGCTGGGAATAGGCGACTTATCCAAACTAATTCATGGGAACAACTCAGCCAAGTTGGTAAACCGATTTGGTGGGTGAGCCTGCAAAGACTAGCTAACACTCTGATGCTGATTGCTTCTGTATTATCTGTCATTTCTGGCAGAATGATGAAAGAAGAATGGCTTCCTAGAGGAGAAATTGATCATATTTGGTATACGCTACACTTCACAGCTTGGTGTGTGATAGTTGGCTGTTTAGCTATTCACCTTTTAATGTCTATTAAAGTGGGTGATGTGCCGTTATTATTATCTATGTTTTCGTGGCAAGTTCGACCACAAGATAGTCCTAATCATTGGGTTACTCGTTACCGTGCTTGGTGGAGTAGTTTGCAAACTAACTTTAGTGCAACAATTAATCAATTACTAGTTAATAATTTAACCCTGAGAATTATTGAGGTGTTTGTGTTGATTAGCGTTATTGTTGCATTTCTCCTACCTCTATTTTTCTCGGAATAA
- a CDS encoding DNA adenine methylase — translation MLKSPLRYPGGKSKAIKQIAEYIPDNFSEFREPFVGGGSVFIYLKQTYPHLKIWINDLNPELFLFWKIAQSDITLLVQEIRQIKHKSTDGKLLFTQLTNIDVKTLSDLERAVRFFVLNRITFSGTIESGGFSQEAFDKRFTDSSIERLEKLESILTKDIQITNLDYSYLLKEQGKNVFLFLDPPYFSATKSRLYGKDGDLHTSFEHPRFADNLKQCPHPWLITYDDSPNIRQNFQWANIYEWELQYGMNNYKKNSAAKGKELFITNYQIEKFR, via the coding sequence ATGCTCAAAAGTCCGCTTCGCTATCCTGGCGGTAAATCTAAAGCGATAAAACAAATTGCTGAATATATTCCAGATAATTTCTCGGAATTTCGAGAACCTTTTGTTGGTGGTGGTTCTGTATTTATTTATTTAAAGCAAACATATCCTCATTTAAAAATTTGGATTAATGATTTAAACCCTGAACTATTCTTATTTTGGAAAATCGCTCAATCTGATATAACTCTATTAGTTCAAGAAATACGTCAAATTAAACATAAATCTACAGATGGTAAATTATTATTTACACAATTAACTAATATAGACGTAAAAACTTTGTCTGATTTAGAAAGGGCAGTGCGCTTTTTCGTACTCAACAGAATTACTTTTTCGGGAACTATCGAATCAGGTGGATTTTCTCAGGAAGCTTTTGATAAAAGATTCACAGATTCATCAATAGAAAGACTAGAAAAATTAGAGTCAATTTTAACAAAAGATATACAAATAACTAACTTAGATTATAGTTATCTTCTAAAAGAACAAGGTAAAAATGTATTTCTATTTTTAGACCCCCCATATTTTAGTGCGACTAAATCTAGACTATATGGCAAAGATGGTGACTTGCATACCTCTTTTGAACATCCAAGATTTGCTGATAACTTAAAACAATGTCCTCATCCTTGGCTGATTACTTACGATGATTCTCCGAATATTCGACAAAATTTCCAATGGGCGAATATCTATGAGTGGGAATTGCAGTATGGCATGAATAATTACAAAAAGAATAGTGCAGCTAAAGGGAAAGAATTATTTATTACTAACTATCAAATAGAGAAATTTCGATAA
- a CDS encoding dynamin family protein, with product MNIDLLSYRQKLGIGQVQVAKILGISNEEVCLYEQKPETVPMGLLVQWLAIFNLDIASVMSPPTQALKGIDPGNPYAELYHNINLLNQYINAAPTVERIDIPTPPTIPNDFKKLVKSYKQKPNLALTGGFDAGKSHLANALLGSKNLPVGYQPATRVITFVRHIEDRPEWFKEDVLIFEEDFWLKDEGGKQVIDLLLFDDKERCEQYCLKAGSFHILQEYGVHGSNDDVLAHAAVVYLDSALLRACNLIDLPGYSDQPDEVSKDVEKANSAAQIADILIYASPAKGHINGQDMIRLGSLLRLLPTPENECSNFPTLGNLFIVATHADPSISDYQLKEISDKASKRLYNHLTETVIERRRQNTNRTISETELRQRFFTFWSEKPNRCQHLFDQLTNILGKFFPEARICQINREIINIKENTIKKYIDLINKYERDIADEEVKTAQRSQLNLLVENDHIRQE from the coding sequence ATGAATATTGACTTACTTAGCTATCGTCAAAAATTAGGTATAGGTCAAGTACAGGTTGCTAAGATATTGGGTATTTCTAACGAAGAAGTTTGTCTTTATGAACAGAAGCCTGAAACAGTTCCAATGGGGCTTTTAGTGCAATGGTTAGCAATATTTAATCTTGATATTGCTAGTGTTATGTCACCACCAACACAAGCATTGAAAGGAATTGACCCAGGTAATCCTTACGCTGAACTTTATCACAATATAAATTTATTAAATCAGTATATCAATGCGGCTCCAACTGTAGAGCGAATAGACATACCAACACCACCAACGATACCCAATGATTTTAAAAAGCTAGTAAAGTCCTACAAGCAAAAACCTAATCTAGCATTAACAGGAGGATTTGATGCTGGTAAATCACACTTAGCAAATGCTCTATTAGGTAGCAAAAATCTACCAGTTGGTTATCAACCTGCCACAAGAGTAATTACATTTGTTCGTCATATAGAAGACCGTCCTGAATGGTTTAAAGAAGATGTTTTGATTTTTGAAGAGGACTTTTGGTTAAAGGATGAAGGCGGTAAGCAAGTCATTGACTTATTACTTTTTGATGACAAGGAACGTTGTGAGCAGTATTGCTTAAAAGCAGGAAGCTTTCATATTTTGCAAGAATATGGAGTACATGGTAGCAATGACGATGTATTAGCTCATGCAGCTGTAGTTTATCTGGATTCTGCTTTACTACGAGCCTGCAACTTAATAGATCTACCTGGTTATTCAGATCAACCTGATGAAGTTTCAAAAGATGTTGAGAAAGCTAATAGTGCTGCACAGATAGCTGATATACTGATATATGCTTCACCAGCTAAGGGTCACATTAATGGTCAAGATATGATACGTCTTGGCAGCTTGTTACGTTTACTTCCTACACCAGAGAATGAATGTAGTAATTTTCCTACACTAGGTAATCTCTTTATTGTGGCTACCCATGCCGATCCAAGTATCTCGGACTATCAACTCAAGGAAATTTCAGATAAAGCCTCAAAAAGACTCTACAATCATCTCACTGAAACTGTGATAGAGCGTCGTAGACAAAACACCAACCGTACTATTTCAGAAACAGAATTAAGACAAAGGTTTTTCACTTTCTGGTCAGAAAAACCTAACAGATGTCAACACTTATTTGATCAACTAACTAATATATTAGGTAAATTTTTCCCTGAAGCACGTATATGTCAAATTAACCGAGAAATTATAAATATTAAGGAGAATACTATAAAAAAGTATATTGATTTAATTAACAAATATGAAAGAGATATTGCTGATGAAGAAGTCAAAACTGCCCAGCGATCACAGTTAAATTTATTGGTAGAAAATGATCATATTCGGCAAGAATAA
- a CDS encoding IS4 family transposase — MLPKFYQNCFQNVLTPAQYKMLEILLMLLQFHKTVTIEKLATVFPQPIKFESRRRSIQRFLLLPQLSIPYLWFPLLKRWVKNSLKRGEKRLIFAIDRTQWRSQNVFVISLIEQKRAIPVYWLLLPKKGCSNLGEQKKLIRPLLQLFKGYQMLVLGDREFHSIKLANWLHSKGIDFVLRQKQGTYIRQENQSHQRLQSLGLTPGISFFLTGIQATKQKGFANFNLAGYYKRKYRGVVEPAGWFLLTNLDSLKDAIKAFKLRSGIEAMFKDCKTGGYNLESTYADGQRLIALILLIAIAYTCAILVGRNSRSSGLQKYVGRLKELQRLHRRHSAFWIGLYGQLWVGAMEFWADLAHELMRLKPSKLPYFQQGLRAMTLIQSAL, encoded by the coding sequence ATGTTACCTAAATTCTACCAAAACTGCTTTCAAAATGTACTGACACCCGCACAGTACAAGATGCTAGAAATCTTACTAATGCTATTGCAATTTCATAAAACTGTGACAATTGAGAAACTAGCAACAGTATTTCCACAACCGATAAAATTTGAAAGTCGGAGGCGGAGTATACAAAGATTTTTACTACTACCTCAGTTGTCGATTCCATATCTGTGGTTTCCCCTGCTCAAACGATGGGTGAAAAATAGTCTGAAAAGAGGAGAGAAACGGCTAATATTTGCGATTGATAGAACACAATGGCGTTCACAAAATGTATTTGTAATTAGTTTAATAGAACAAAAAAGAGCAATACCTGTGTACTGGCTATTGTTACCTAAAAAAGGATGTAGCAATTTGGGAGAGCAGAAAAAATTAATTCGTCCACTATTGCAGTTATTTAAGGGATATCAAATGCTGGTACTGGGAGATAGAGAATTCCACAGTATAAAACTAGCAAATTGGTTACATAGCAAGGGCATTGACTTTGTATTGCGTCAGAAACAAGGTACTTATATTCGGCAAGAAAACCAATCACACCAACGCTTACAATCTTTGGGATTAACTCCTGGCATCTCGTTTTTTTTGACAGGGATTCAAGCAACTAAACAGAAAGGGTTTGCCAATTTTAATCTCGCCGGATATTACAAGCGCAAATATCGTGGAGTTGTTGAGCCTGCTGGCTGGTTTTTATTAACTAACCTTGATAGTCTCAAAGATGCCATTAAAGCATTTAAGTTGCGGAGTGGTATCGAAGCCATGTTTAAAGATTGTAAAACTGGGGGGTATAATCTCGAATCTACTTATGCTGATGGTCAACGTTTGATAGCACTGATTTTATTAATTGCTATTGCCTATACTTGTGCTATTTTAGTTGGTCGTAATTCTCGCTCCTCTGGACTACAAAAATATGTTGGTCGTCTGAAGGAGTTACAACGATTGCACCGCCGACATAGTGCTTTTTGGATTGGTTTGTATGGTCAGTTATGGGTAGGGGCAATGGAATTTTGGGCTGATTTAGCTCATGAATTGATGCGCCTCAAGCCCAGTAAACTGCCATATTTTCAACAAGGTCTACGGGCTATGACTCTTATCCAGTCTGCTTTATAA